Proteins encoded together in one Vicia villosa cultivar HV-30 ecotype Madison, WI unplaced genomic scaffold, Vvil1.0 ctg.000666F_1_1, whole genome shotgun sequence window:
- the LOC131630303 gene encoding laccase-4-like, which yields MAAVRFQIVLLMAACLLPLSVDAIVRHYKFNVVVKNATRLCSTKPIVTVNGKFPGPTIYAREDDNVLIKVVNHVKYNVSIHWHGVKQLRTGWADGPAYITQCPIQPGQTYLYNFTLTGQRGTLWWHAHVLWLRSTVHGAIVILPKLGVPYPFPKPHSEQVIVLGEWWKSDTEAIINEALKSGLAPNTSDAHTINGHPGPVQGCASQEGFSLEVQPKKTHLLRIINAALNEELFFKIANHQLTVVEVDATYVKPLKTDTIVIAPGQTTNVLLTAKNKLGNYLVAASPFMDAPIVVDNKTAIATLHYSGTLSSTTTTLTSLPPKNATSIANTFTDSLRSLNSKKYPAKVPLKIDHNLLFTVSLGINPCATCVNNSRVVADINNVTFVMPKIALLQAHFFKIKGVFSDDFPGNPPVVYNFTGNQLTNFATTKGTRLYRLAYNSTVELVLQDTGMLTPENHPIHLHGFNFFVVGRGQGNFNSRKDTKKFNLVDPVERNTVGVPAGGWTAIRFRADNPGVWFMHCHLEIHTTWGLKMAFVVDNGKGPNESILPPPSDLPKC from the exons ATGGCGGCGGTGCGATTTCAAATTGTGCTATTGATGGCTGCATGTTTGCTTCCATTATCTGTGGATGCTATTGTTCGCCACTACAAGTTCAAT GTTGTGGTGAAAAATGCTACAAGATTGTGTTCAACCAAGCCAATTGTAACTGTAAATGGAAAATTCCCAGGTCCCACCATCTATGCTAGAGAAGATGACAATGTCCTAATTAAGGTTGTCAACCATGTCAAATATAATGTTAGCATACACTG GCACGGAGTTAAGCAACTAAGAACGGGATGGGCCGATGGGCCAGCATACATAACCCAATGCCCGATTCAACCGGGCCAGACGTATCTTTACAATTTTACTCTTACTGGCCAAAGAGGTACACTTTGGTGGCATGCTCATGTTCTTTGGCTTAGGTCCACTGTCCATGGTGCCATAGTCATTTTGCCAAAGCTTGGAGTTCCTTACCCTTTTCCCAAACCCCATAGTGAACAAGTTATTGTATTGG gTGAATGGTGGAAATCAGATACTGAGGCTATAATAAATGAAGCTTTGAAATCTGGATTGGCTCCAAATACCTCTGATGCTCACACAATCAATGGCCATCCAGGTCCTGTTCAAGGATGTGCTTCACAAG AAGGATTCTCATTGGAAGTTCAACCTAAAAAAACCCACTTACTAAGAATCATCAATGCTGCACTCAATGAAGAACTCTTCTTCAAAATCGCAAACCATCAACTAACTGTTGTTGAGGTTGATGCAACctatgtaaaacctttaaaaaccgACACAATTGTTATAGCACCAGGCCAAACCACAAACGTCCTTCTAACCGCCAAAAACAAACTCGGAAACTACTTAGTTGCAGCTTCTCCTTTCATGGATGCACCAATTGTTGTTGACAACAAAACTGCCATAGCCACTTTACACTACTCAGGCACACTTAGTTCCACAACCACAACCTTAACTTCTCTCCCTCCGAAAAACGCTACTTCCATCGCCAACACTTTCACAGATTCCTTAAGAAGCTTGAACTCCAAGAAATACCCTGCAAAAGTTCCTTTGAAGATTGATCATAATTTACTCTTCACTGTTTCTCTTGGTATCAATCCTTGTGCTACTTGTGTTAACAACAGCCGCGTCGTGGCTGATATCAACAATGTTACGTTTGTGATGCCAAAAATCGCGCTTCTTCAAGCACATTTCTTCAAGATTAAAGGAGTTTTTAGCGATGATTTTCCGGGAAATCCTCCTGTGGTTTATAACTTCACAGGGAACCAACTGACGAATTTTGCGACGACAAAAGGGACTAGGCTTTATAGACTTGCTTATAACTCTACTGTTGAATTGGTTTTGCAAGATACTGGAATGCTAACGCCGGAGAATCATCCTATTCATCTTCATGGATTCAATTTCTTTGTTGTTGGTAGGGGACAAGGGAACTTTAATTCTAGAAAGGATACAAAGAAGTTTAATCTTGTTGATCCTGTTGAGAGGAATACTGTTGGTGTTCCTGCTGGTGGTTGGACTGCTATCAGATTCAGAGCTGATAATCCAG GGGTGTGGTTTATGCATTGCCATTTGGAAATTCATACAACATGGGGACTAAAGATGGCATTTGTTGTGGACAATGGTAAAGGACCAAATGAATCTATATTACCACCTCCAAGTGACCTTCCCAAGTGTTAA